The window cagatgaggaggaggatgaggatgaggatgacgaggagtggttgtccatgggaagggttcttccttgtcatatatggtgtgaagtccacaagcaggttgacgcttcatatccgagaaaaaagggaaacgcacagtggaccgagattgactgatcacaacgaacgggtgttcggatatttatattaccgtgcacaagaattaatgccatcattaattcttatgtacggaataccataaccttgccacttgccacctgccaacacttcagttcaaacgaagaagatcaatattttacgcagagacatttagaatttacacgttaatatgaatagttaaacaggtaaagacaaatttaaatggagacgacaactattaaacaaatatgtaatatatttaaacagagaatagCAAAGAGTTAAACAATACATAGAGTTAAACAGAAAATATAGcaaagatggagtgcacttgaccaattcgatgaaaatcaacttcattttctgttggagaaaccgatttatatatttcgggtatgataaacttcacccagactcgTTTCCTGAAACaaatttacatctatcattaccacaaaaaccctccaaaataaacacccgcagaatggtcaaaatgatagcaacgaagagattctcaccgtattacgaaaccggcagaactgaagtcgaacaaaccaaatgaggagaaatgaggagaagaacaagatgtaatgcaacttctaggcattgtctatcagaaaccaagcagaaagcccttgaaaaggttggacatgatgtgatttggcgctttttttCCCCACCATTTTCAACGGCAAAAATGGGAtctcacaacatggacccatttcaagtgaacggtagggggtaaaagggaagttaaacactaacggaagggctgtccggggtgtgtaaaagtaggaggaggtttttgggaagttttgaaaataacgatgggtgaacagtaatttttcctaagAAATAATATATCAATAAGAGATGCTCATTAATTGTATAGATatgctcaaataaaaaaaacttgtacaCTTAGTAAGAAATAATATATCAATAAGAGATGCTCATTAATTGTATAGGCACCTAGTCTACATTCAAGAGTTTCACACATTGTGCTTGGTGTAAGCAATGGCTTAGCTTCGATACGAGGTAAATTCTtctgtttcatgttttttttaaataatgattataaggaaatattagatataaaaatctaatttatgatacaaaataaaatattataattaatgaaattataatattGTGTACAAactttttaataagaaaatgaataaaaacctatgaatgattttgattttgtaaatGAGTTGTAGAAAAGTCTGCCATATTTATTGTTATGTAATTAAATACtctttaacattttgtttttcttttaattgttaatttttttaatagatttctTGCTGGGTATTATTTCATgcacttgttttatttattttataataaaaattacatgatgttataatttcattaattaatatgcTTATTTATATTTGCCTCTTGTATAAAAAAtggtaaaaagaaattaattaaaaataaataaatattatcgttcttcttaattttatttttcaatataaaaaatccTAGTAAGatgcatttatttataaaatcttttttattaataatattatttttataaatatagataaactaCAAACCTCAACCAATAGTGTGGGatagaattaatttttcaacCTCTCATTTGGCACTTTCCACTCTCTTAtggataattaaattattttttagtccctgaaagtttcaaaacttgCCTAAAagtccctctgacatttgaatttgatagACAatccctctttttttattttgctgatGGTTTGGTCTCTGGCTGTAACTCCGTCAGTTAATTTCATGCAATATTCCATTTTTGCCCTGCTATTTGGAGGGAAAGCTGGCGCCCAATCTTGTCAACGTTTTGGAAAATAGTACGGTTGTCAGTTTTAACTTTACATGCTTCTTTAACCCAAGTtgccatcttcttcttccatcatcctttttgttggttttttttgtttccatctACGCAGGATAGATAGATTTGTCTCTTCCCGGTTGTTCTGGTTTTATTTTGCACTCTTGTACTTTGAATATTTCTTCACTCGGAAGACAATTCATGTGAGCTTCTCCacacttgttttggttttattttttgtgatcaTGCAATTGTTGACCATGCTTTCTTCATGCAAGCAGCCAATAGATACCTTTTGCGCAGTTGCTAGGTATAGGGGGAGGGCTGAGTCCTCCAGTTCACAACGCTGACACCTTGAGAGTCAATTCTAGATGAGATATGTCAAAGATGGGGGCTTGACATTGGCACTGTGAaagtgaagtttgtcacacccgATGCAAACTGAACTATTTGTCCCATTGATTTTGAAATTGACTTCAAGCATATGtgccaaaaaaatcaaatattaaataacgtTGCCGTTGACCTTATTGTTGATGTAGATGCAAATGTTGTAGACATTCCATTGTGTTCTTCACTACCGTCGTAAATATCCTTTCTTTGCTTGATGtgtagttattttatttcattcttctgCATTATGTccatattcataaataatatttcttgtATAGTATATAGAGTCGTCACTTATTGTATGCACTTTCTGGTTAATTTCTGGAGATATTATTTACCATTATCTATTTCAACTTATATTTGTCCGTTTCTACTTAAAAATTTCTGTTTTCACTTAACATTAACCGATATCGCTTAAACTCTGCTTAAATGGAAGAGCGCTCGCTTTAGATGCGAGAGGCACGGGGTTCGGTCCCCCTTATCTCCAaccattattttgattttattattattatttttaatttttaattccacAAAACTCTTCTTTTTGTGAACATtatatatttccgcttaaattcCCCGTTTACGTGTAATAATTTATGTTCTCACTTAACTTTATCCGATTTCACTTAAAATTGTTATATTTCGCTTACACTTCTTTGATTTCGCTTACAATTATGCTATTTCTCGTAAAAGTATTTGATTTCGCTTAAACTTGTCTGATTTAACTTAAATTTATCCGATTTCGTTTAAAGTTGTTTGATTGAGCATAAAATGCCATGATTTCACTTAAACTTATCCGATTTATACACTACAATGAATCATTTTCAGAGAGTATGTCGCTCAACAGGGGCACATTTCCACCCCATCAACAACCTATGTGGGTTCTATCCATCCGACTTTCTTCAGAAGATCATGAGATTGTTTCAATGGAAGTCGGTGATAAGTTTTCTGACAGTGAACATTTTAAGATGTTCTTAGGAATTTTGCTATCAAAcgcaattttaattttacattcaTCAAGAATGACAAGCAGAGAGTGACTGTCAAGTGCATGCTGAAGATTGTGAATGGCTTGTCCACGCGTCCATGGAAGGTAACCACGAGACATTTAGGATTAAGACGATGTATCCACCACACACGTGTGGTGGCGGTATTGGCACGTACTCACATCCCAAGGCATCAAAAAAGTGGTTGAGTGCACGTGTCATACAAAAGCTGAAGGACCGTCCCCTGTATAGGCCTATTGACATTCAGCGTGATATGTTGCGAGACCACGGTGTCTATTTATCCTATAAACAAGCTTGGCTGGGGAAAGAGGTCGCCAAGGATGTTCTCCATGGGAGTGAGGTGGCgagctatgatttattgatgTGCTACGCAAAAAAGGTGTTAGTGACAAACCCTGGTAGCATTGCTATCGTAGAGAATGACGGTCCCTGTTTCAAGCGTGCATTTTTGCAAAGCATGTGTCATTGGTTTCAAGACAGGATGCATGCCACTGCTGTACCTAGATAGAACTCACTTGCTCGGTAAATACGGGGGACACTTTGTTAGGTGCAACGGGAAAAGATGGGAATGATGGTTTCTTTCATGTGGCATTTGCAATCGTAGATAATGAAACGAATGCGAACTAGATGTGGTTCTTGTCAAAGCTTGGAGATACTATATCCGATGATGAATAATATGTGAAACTTATTACCTTTATATCTGATAGGTCTAAGGGCCTTATCAATGATGTCGCGAAGATATTCCCTTCCTCACTGCATGCATATTGTTTGTGCCACTTGGAAGCAAACTTCATGAAAGCAAATGTCAGACTTGGCAAGTCATTGAAAGAAAGGGGCACGCCATCTCCCTATCACAAACATGGTAGACTCGATAAGGTACACACGATTTTGCTTAAATTAATTTGTTCCCGATTAAGTTTCAATGATTTCTCTTAATCTTAATTGTTTCCGCTTAAGTTCAATCgtttacaattaaattataatttttccgattaagttttaatgttttcgcttaattttaattgttatcgCTTAATGTTAAGCTTTCTCTCTTAAGTTACATCGTTTATGattaaactataatatttccGATTAAGTTTAAATGATTTCGCTTAAGTTATATCATTTACGATTAAATTATAGTGTTTCCgattaagttttaatgtttCCTCTTATTATTCCTTTACTTGTCTTTTGTACAAAGGTTTAAGCTAATGGGCATGTTGTGTCATCGACGTGAACAATCTCACAGATGGGAGAGACGTTTATATCCTGTCATACATCAAAAGATTGAGGAACTTGTTGAAGAGTCTCGCAACCTACTGGTCGGCCGTTCTGACGGTGACCATTTTGAAGTGGTTGACCAGAAGAACTACTGTATCAGTTTAAACTCTCGGACATGCTCATGTCGTAGGTGGCAGGTATATGGCATTACATGCAAACATACATGTGCGGCAATACTGCAGATAGACACAAATATTCATCGATATGTTGATGACTACTTCACAGTGGACTCTTACCGACAAGCATATGCAGAAGCCATATTCCTAGTACCAGATAATGACAAACCAGATGATTTAAACCGTGAACTACTTGTGCACTCTCCAATCACCAAGAAGCTAGTTGGTCGTCCAAGATGGAAGCGTCTAGAGTCACAAGCATCAATCGTTAGCGAATTACGATGTAGCCGTTGCCATGATGCTGGTCATAACCGTAGATCCTGTAATGCATCGATAGCTGATTGACTATATGATGTTATTTACATGTAGCTTGCCACAACAAAAGcagtatattttaattttaagtgaaaacaactaattttaactaatatGAATGAAGTTTAAGCagtatgaattaattttaactaagaACGATTCTTTTTAAGTAGACAAGCATATATGTGCATGACAAATAACTCTTGCTCAAAGCATCATAGTGATATGCAAATAAGTAAATGTCCAGGactcaaaatagaaaaaacgtCAAGTTAATAAGAATGTATTGTATGACATATCCCAACAGTTCTTTGATTCTCCGGAAGTTCGGCGACCACAGGTGATGCCATCCATCAATATGTGAGCCGCAAAACATAGATGCAAGTGCGGAATGTCCGTCTGGGGAAGTTTAAGTTTCTCGCCATCCAGTATTTGTTCAATGAAGTGCATGACATAGACTGAACAATCGACAGTACCCGGCTTTTGCCGCAGGCAATTCCGTTCCTGTCTGAGAGGGTAAGCTTCCGTTGCGTTATCACCAAATTCAATTACTAAACATATGTCGAATAGTTCCCGCTGTCAACAAAACATGCATCGGTCAAGCCAAACGGTGACAAAAATAGAAACAGTTTAAAcgaatgaaaatattatttaccatGTGGATGGTATCTTGATCATATTTTAGACTGACAACTGaggaataatgaatatattccTTCTTCGCTTTATCGAGTACGAGGAGATGGAAGTGACCATGAAGTATAACAGGCATTAAGATGATGTCGACATGTGTAAACCGGTGTACGGCATTCGCCATCATGAGCAACAACTCTTCTCCCATGTGCTCTGATGAGGACATCAAAAGAGCAAGTGGTCTTGTGATTGCTGCGCGCACCATGTAAGGGTACGGTTCGCTATTCATCTGTTCTATGATTATCAATATATAtccgtccatcacatcatcagcgaCCATTTCCTTCCCTTCCAACAGAGAGTAGACACGCGCCCGAGTGGTGTATGACACATCATTCTTCCAGACATAAGTCCTACCGGATCAAAGCACGCAAAATTGAGTGTGAACATTGTAAATTAAGTGGAAATTTTATAACTTAAGTGGAAATATTTATAGTTAAGAGGAAAATATTGAAACTTAAGTGgaaacattaaaatttatgcgGAAATATgtaagtttaattaaaaaagtttaaagtTAAGAGGAAAATTTGAAACTTAAGTGGAAACATTAAAACTTATGCGAGAAAATGTAAGTTTAATTAGAATAACTAAAACGTAAGCgtaagaaattaaaattaagtgtaaacattaaaacttaAGTGAAgacaattaaaagtaaaaacaggATGCTTAAATGTCCAACGGAAAGTTTAGAAAGTGGCTGATTGTCAGTTGTTTCGACTTTATTTAATCTCATGAATTCGGCAGGACATTTGTTCCGTGGTAACCTAAAAGTCTGAGTAATTTGTTCGGTCGGTACCACTGCctgttcttcaattgatgatgtCTCCGGTATTGGTTTTGGGATGACAACTGACacttcatcagtagtgtcagtTGATGGTTTCGCGCCTATCGACGGAGACAATTTTGGACTTGGGGACTCAGTGTGGATGTCCTCCACCTTCGGTACCTCATGACCAGTTGGTGAGTCAGT of the Dioscorea cayenensis subsp. rotundata cultivar TDr96_F1 unplaced genomic scaffold, TDr96_F1_v2_PseudoChromosome.rev07_lg8_w22 25.fasta BLBR01000432.1, whole genome shotgun sequence genome contains:
- the LOC120254384 gene encoding uncharacterized protein LOC120254384 gives rise to the protein MGMLCHRREQSHRWERRLYPVIHQKIEELVEESRNLLVGRSDGDHFEVVDQKNYCISLNSRTCSCRRWQVYGITCKHTCAAILQIDTNIHRYVDDYFTVDSYRQAYAEAIFLVPDNDKPDDLNRELLVHSPITKKLVGRPRWKRLESQASIVSELRCSRCHDAGHNRRSCNASIAD